Genomic segment of Mytilus edulis chromosome 12, xbMytEdul2.2, whole genome shotgun sequence:
TTATattgcactcgttctatttgagcagtcaaaatgcgttgactgtatattccTATTGTATATACAGCATTGTACAGATTCGTCTCGAAACGGGTAAAAAAAAAACTCGGCAGAACCTCGTTTGTTCTCCTTTTCTAAGCCTCATATTATTATCGTTTGTATGTCAAGTCAATGAACTTTTATTGTCTATGCAGATGGTAAACAAACGTGAGTATAAAAGACTATTCATATGCTTCATAATGTAGAATGCTCTTATTACCGATTAAGGAAATGTCAAATATGTTGTTGGTAAATTATTAATCATTGGATACCAGTTTCGTGGGtaaaggtgaaccacgaattttaCTGCTAAGAGGAATACAGATGTTCATTCAGTTGCATTCAGACTTAAGCAGAACCCCGAAATCACATATCAAAGAAAATTTgtacccacaaaaaaaaaaaatccacaataaaGAGGCAAGTACCACTTAAATGCTGAACAACCTAAATCAAGCTGTTAGAGTTGACTAATAAAAAAACTTGTTCATCAGCAGCATATTTTCACAAACTCTTATTAACGTAATACTGAAGTTATATAAATTTTTTGAGGTTTTTCATTACTTAAACAGCACAGATATTCACAAAAACTGCAACTCATTTTAATTTTGTGCATTGATTTTCCCGTGGAATTATAAGAACATGTGCTATTAGTTATTTCTGTTGTTTATTACTGCATCATTTTGAATGGacatttatttaattgatatCTCAAAAATGGACCTTAATGTTATATATACTGTTAGCAAATGTATCAATTCgtttttatattaagaaaaagttaatgttttttcccatttaattatatatttgacaGTTATTAACAAAAACTTCCTTTTGTATTTGAACAACTACAATATGTCTTATGAATCCGTAATCCATTCAAAAAATATTGCCTGTGTCATCTAATGGAGGTACAGTAAAACGACGGTGTTTTACCTGACGTTGTAGAGTTGGCTTTCCGATACAAATAAGGTATCTATCTTGTTGACGTTAATATTATCAATTATGTCTAAACCTCAGACTAGGTTGACCTTAGATGCATTTGGCTATTTGTTTTAGGTCTTTTTTCATATatctcttcaactgtttcggtacttaaacatcccttggatttcaaatgtttggctttgagcgttcctgatgaaggtaaatccagaaaagcgcttcggacgcctTAAACTATTCAACGTGTTGGTTTCCATTTTTCTATTATCTATCTATTTATCTCcactattttttaaacttaacgATCACCAAAAAATAAGATAATGTATTCTCATAACAATTCTTATCAACTGCGTTTATTTCGTTGATGTGCATGCTTAAAGAAAGCAAcgttactttcattttttttctttcacgctCATAAATTATctacaaatgtaaaatatgtcGTAGGTTAAAAATGCAGCTGAAGATTAAGATTTACCACTATTAACAATAAGTGTGAACATCTGAGTGATCTTTCGTATAATTTCTATCTTTGCATGCATACATGTATCATTCATGGGATTCCTAACAGTTACTTCAGAAtagaaatagatacatgtatgtcatatcGTATCTATTGGATAAATGGAGATACAATCTTTCTCAATGTACAGTGTCATCAACTGTCTTAACATGTTTTGGTCACGATCAACAGCAATCGTTTTACAAAACCTTCACTTCTTCATTATAAATGTATACCTTTTAATTTCCAGAATGAGGTTTTAAGAATAATATCTCTACATAATTTAATCTTGTAACCATTTAACGACgtaatttaatttaatagttttataaaatgtttgatttGTTACTAAATTTATCAGTGAGTCTCTTGATAAACTGAtatacatcattttgtaaatGATGATAAATCTCGATAAACTTAGCCATCATGTTGCAATTATCATGTCGAAAGTATTGATTTTATGTATAATGTCCCAAAGATGatgtttaatgtttttgttatttgatagAATATATATTCCTTGCAGGTTTTCCATATTATTTGATATAGGTTAATCATGTAACGCAATTtactttaaaatctaaaaatCTAAAATCTAGTACTAAGGTACTCGCTACAGATGTCTTAGATTAAATGCCTTTCAATACTTTATATGAATCGATTACCCTTTAGCATCATTTATTTCTGGTCGTCTATTAGGATAAATGAGTACATTAATGTATCCGAGTGTGTTAAGACTAATTTTCTGCCGAATTAGATGTGACATGAATTACTTAGTTTTTGTCATATAGTCATAGTTGTTGCCCATACCAATCAAAtctgtttatttaaaattaactGTCTTTTTATAATcttgtttttaattgaaaatatgaaagATTATATTAGGTTAAAAGAGCTACCTGTAAGTAATAAAACCTATATTAGTGCGTAGTTCATAAAGCCAAACGAGTACATGATATTTCTATCTTCCAATGCCACGAAAAAATATCTGTAAGTTGTGGAATGGTTGTGGCGCCGGTAAATTTGATGTAGGGTATAATATGCTTAATAATCATCAATaaagtttaaatatttcaaatgttaattaaaactttatgtataaaaataacaGTTCGTAAGACGGTCACTACAAATATTGAAATCACATCATGATGACGAAACTGAAATCGCAAAACAAATACTAATTTTCACCTACAAATGTCGAGTACAGCTGCGTCTGATCGAAATAAAAGAATGTACAAAAATTTGAAGAGGatctttagaatatttaaaatctaCAACATATTCTCATTCGGTCAATAAATATGAAATTGATATACAGAACATTCAGAAATGTGAATGTTATAAAAATGTTGTTATATCAGAGACAGTTATTGAACgccattattaaaaaaatgagCAGGTAATATACATGTTGTTTTGTAATACCCGGAAATGTCAAGGTATATTACTACCTATATAGACATACAGAATTCATTAAACATGTCAAAGAAATTCGGAAAGCATGACCATTCATGATTTAAGGGGGGTCCTTAATATGGGCTCCAGTATTTAGTGGACAAGCAGTATTTTTGAATTGATTGGATACGTAGTAAAACACAATCATTTTGATAGCCAATATATGTCCATCAAATATTACATATCTGACCTCATTGTTAAACGGACAGAAAATCACTGGACATAAAGTGACAAATTGTTCGAATATATTAGAAAAAGATCTTGAAATTTTTCCTAAGATTTTAAGGTATACGGATATGAACAAAGTAAACGGCACATTGcttgaaaacaaagaaatattgatGCCAACTGTAACTGTTTAAAACGTGAACAATGTCATACAAAAAAATaggaaatacaaaaataatttttaaatgtaaataatcaACATTTTAATCTACTGACCGAGTCCCTGGggtattttatttagatatttaaaaacgAACttagagaaatattttttttacataatataatgCAGGCACGTGTCATCGATTACACACCCACTCAGCCGTGAATTATACAATCAACGAAATCGTTTGGAATAGCCTTATTGCTTATGACTATAATGATATAATAACAACCTTTTGAATAAAATAGAATTATACATGTTCaacaatgttttacattgtttctGAATTGTTCCATGTTATTAAAAACGTTAAGGATAGTGTATTTCAGTGATTATGGAGAGagagaaaatatatcataattGACATAatgtattgatttaaattgaataatttttaataacaaagttgctttatatatgatagttcaagaaaaacacaaaaatatctttaaaatgagttttttctttttcaaagaaatattatCTGAAAACCCAATTATAATTGTCTAGATAGAAAACCATGATCACAGACACATCATCATCTAAGTAAAAAGCTTCCCTTTTTTCGtttgtttaatttgtatttaattttttgtgattttgttctctaaatgttcatttatttattttgtatgtcttatccaatttgtacttgaacaaataaaatatgttgaacTAAAAAAAATAGTGACTTTTTTCCGGAGACTTTCTGTCCTACGTTCGTTTATTGAACATTAATAACCACCTAGGATATACAGGGTCGATATCCTGTGACACGAGTGTAATCTGCTGAATACCCTCAAAACTACACATCACAgagttttaaaaaatacaataagCAGTATACGGCGTCAGCGGACGAAATTTGAGCGCATTGATAGGACATTTTAGCGAACAAATTGGACGTTTGAGCGCCAAAATGGAATCCATTTTAGCGCCAGATTTTTAGCCCATTTTAAcgaaaattaaaattgtcaaagcccattttagcgaaacatttttacccctttttagtaaataaataatataaaatagattaaaaacTGTTTACTAGGctcaatataaaacaatataaaacatttccaTTTAAATACAGCACTAATAGACTCAAgacagcacaatataaaacaatataaaacttttcaattaaaatacagtACTAAAAGTCTAAAAGgttaaatgaaattttaaaagtctTTTTTAGCCGGTAATTTATAACCTAGAGAACGTACGTAATGGGCTCTAGATATACCCCTTGTACAATACTGTTGTATCGCATGAGGAACTTTTGTTTCTCTTTATCTGGTCTCGATTGGGGTGCACATTCCTCTATACTTCGtatctttatatatgttgttgtttgtaaTTTTATAATACAATCGAGGAAAACATAAATTGTTTGGTGACAACTATAAAGTTTttcattataacatatatttccatgatgaaaaaataaacaacttaaACATTACACCAGTATAAATTACTGTTCATGGTAAGTAATTATGTAAGTAAGTAATTTGTATGGGTTTGAAATCCAgaattacaggattgataccaagacaatacatattggttatacacaaacatacaaacatatatatcagaccaaattcataaacattgtatatatatatatgttagcggcaacaAGTGAAACTAGGCATTAAGCCCATGGTATATATAGTAAGATGAGCATTATTCAACAAGGTACATTTTCGCTAACATGGGCTATTGAAAATACTAGTGAGCAGATTAATCCGACGCTATAATGCGCTCTAATGTCGGCGCTCAAATGTCCCCTAGCAGTTTTATATTTTTCGTTAAAATGTCCTGCGTCCATACGGCGTCAACTCATTCAACATTTTGAGGTGTGATGATAATTTGACCTGTCATAATTTAAAACAAGACACTTGATTAACGTCTATATAGTATGCAGAATATAAAATACCATATTGCAATTATGATATAAGAAACATACTATATAACAGCAGTAcagactttgctcattgttgaagaccttacggtgacctatagttgttcatgtctgtgtcattttggtctcttgtggagagttgtcgcattggcaatgatatcacaacttctttttttatttatacgaaTAACACTGCTACAGGAgataatttcaagatttttatagtGTATAATTATTCGCCCTAAATACAAATGTTATTTTCATATAATAGTGGTATTTCTAACATTGCTTATAACAGCGAGAGAGGTTTGGCttgcaataaaaccaggttcaacccatcattctGCAATTGAGTAGATTCACAATAATACCTCCACGGTTCACTGTAACTCTATTTATCGGTAAATTTCATTTTAACTTctctgacaaaaaaaaacaaacatggattttattttaactttaagAGCTAACAATTTGACATAGAACAATTTCATGGTAGATTCATATTCACCATTGAGTACATGTATATCTGTCCGTGTTCAAAGTGATGCGTACATGTATGCAGGACAAATTATTtcgttgaatgaaatcaaattcTAATCGGTGCCGTAGGAGAACCACTAGAGTTTTGAGCAAGAATGGCATGGCATGAAATAGATCGAAATATCGAGTCTatgatatttcatgtatatttttttaaatgattaataaaaaagcaataatttaacgaAATAATGTTCCCTTTTCTCTTTAAAGTAGAATAATTTGGTTTCATGTTTAAAAAACTGTTAATTGTTAGGTATTTCTTCCAGAATCGTCTGCGTTCTATATTGTTTGGTAGTCAAATCTTGTTTGAACACGTGTAAACCTTTCAAGCTGCAATTATTGAGGTTCATTTGTTGATCTTTCGTATTGTTGTGTTATATGTCTCCGCTGTATCAAACTCAAAACATCATGTACATTTTCGTTTCCAACTCCTTCAGTGTTTGGTTTGTACAAATCATCTTCAATGTACAATTTGTCTCTTACCATACGtacttttctgtttttctttttttttgcctgTCCAGTACATGAAAagatcggttagaaagcaagtttttaattttagttagattggaaagcttaatacGAGGGTTGAAAATTGTAAGCGCCAAAAAATAAGGTTGGGGTGTTCCACtggcaatatttttatttcataaacggtacatttgaaaggtttatatattcttttatttaatctttttaaTTATTCATGGATGCCGTAAGAGGTCCAACAGACACAAATGGACACATTACACAAAATCGGCGCGTGCcatataaaatgttaataactCTTTTATTTCTGAAcatatttacaacaaaattaaaatcTATGCTCCTTATTCAAATCTGTATCGTACTGAATGACCTTGGTGCTTATTTGAATGGTCTATTAGGAGCTTAGTGCACCAAGGCGGCCTAggtggtgtttagacgtaccgaaaAATATGTTGGTCCGAGAAATGTGAACACTCAAACCTGACCAACCTTGAATTTCTGCTGACCAATGTCCTTACTGAGTGCaatatacatacattttattaacacAAAACGAAAACTTTGAATGTTGAACGTATAAGgattattacttttaaaaaatattacattttattccAAATTTGCGGAGAAAAAAATTcgagtttcattttaaaataatacatcatattTGACTCTAAAGAAAAAAATGCGTTTTCAATCTCGACATTTTAAGGGAGGTATTGTTAGTCGCTTTTATCTGAATACCATTTTTGCTTTAATTTACGCTACATTTCAAATCCTATCAGAACTTAATAATAAAAGAAGTGAAACCTATATAGTCGTTTGTTAACGGAGGGCAATTCGGCTACGCGTGTACGCGCAGACACTGGCTCTTAAGAAAGGCAGATCACGGATTAATTTATATTACAAGCGAAGTTTTATGCGTACTTTATCtaaaaatacatgtagatatatttgatatgtattgtttatataacCATGATCACGGAAgtcttaattttatatattaatttgcaatattgtgatcaaatttcgttttttaaaacaaataaataattttttagtcGAACGCTTTCTTTAAAATTGagttgcattatgggtaatttcggatcgtgcAAATAGAATGGGGACTGGtgcatggtgtaatgtgtaaggtgaatggtgcaaaggtgtaacgtgtatggtgtaatggtacaaggtgtatggtgtaatggtgtatggtgttagtgggaagttaacaccatccaaggactgtacatATGTAATACAATATGCATTAATTctgagcctcactgatgagtctcatttGACGATACGCGCATCTTGTGTATCATATTATAACCCTTGCACCTTTTCTATTCTATGGTTGTTAAGAAAGCATACTCATTTACttataatacatacatgtatgtgcatgaACTTTAATTCATTGAATGAAATAGATGTTCAGTTTTCGTCCAAACAGCATCTTAAGAAATTAACCCATTGAAGCTAATGTTAATTAGTAGACCAAGTGTAGCATGCTATGTCGGTGTATTAAATGCTTAATTCTCTTGTCACAAACTTCATTCTGTATTCAAAAAACAGAATTACTACTCAATGCCGTCTCATATACCATATACCACAAATACTTCGTATTGATGAAATTGTAAATGACATACTGCTAAACAGTatgaagaaaacaataaactcATAAATAAAGTGCAAAGCCACACGACAACGCCGCTGCTGAACCAAAGAAAGGGACAATATGTAAAAAAGGACTAATaattaaattttggaaaaaatatacTAAAGACCCAAATTTTGTGAAACTAACATTCTGTCCGAAAACGAGTCCTTAACGTAACCGTCTTTCGCTGTCTCCGACCTCCAACGTCCATGCCTTTTAAAAAGTCTATCAGAAATACCAAAATTACAAGCTGCAGAAGCTCCACCAGACCTTAGACTGTGAAGGCCAAAAGATTTTATATTTGGCACAATCGGAGAAAATGCTTCTATAAATAGCTCTCGCATTCTTGTATAAGAAAGAGGTTTGTTTTCTTTTCGGAACACATAATTTTCCTTGGTTTTTGTCAAATTCTGAAAAACGAAAACATCAGTATCAAGTGGATTATTGCTCCATTCTAAAAAACTCTCCAAGTTCTTCACAGGACATAATTTATTCCCGGTTCTCGCAATGATTATTCGATCACCATCTCTGTAAATATCCGTTTTACTTTTCTGTATGAATACTGACATATGACTTAGAAAAAATTGAATGTCACAGGTTTTCAAATTCAGCAATTCAGAAACACGTAAAAAACCAGAATAAGATAACAAACAAGCAGAAATAGTACGCTGGTTGTAAAGATTATTTTCACAATATAACCTGTCGAACATCTGTGAAAGCATATCTGGAGTGATCGGTTCTTTCTTTTTAATCGGAACAGATAGACGTCTCTTAGCTCCTTCAAGAATATTTTTCACTAAATCAGAATCTGTAGGAGAAATAACACTAATAATTTTATGTGCCCATCTAATACTATAAAACGCTTGATTGATAGGACTGGGCGTACGATTTTGTtgcactaaacatgctaaatatatAGCCACATGTATTGGTTTGGCCGGTAAAATAAATTCACTAGATATTCCATTAGATAAAGCCCATTTTTTCCATCTCAAAAAAccataataataattttgaacgGTGTTGTTAGATTTACTTTCGGTTAACAGATCAGAAAGTAAATGGATTTTCTCAATCAAAGTATCAGGTAATTCCAACAGATCGCTTTGGAAAGCCTGCAAAaacatatgtaaaaataaaaatcacattaAAACATAATGTACAAAGCACATACAATTTGTATATAAACAATTTCACAATCTAATGTTCACATAACTCGTCTCGCATTTCACTTAAGATTAAACCACCACCACAGCCCCTCAGGCCAACTGTAACATTACCGCCACCAACTCAAGAACTTTTATATTAGTTGTTAAAAAGGTTCAAAATCAAGTCTCAAAGCCAACACCCTGAAGGGTAAATCAATATTTCCAAATACTGATTTATTCCCTTTACCAGAAATATAGAAATTCTTGTTAGTAGGTAAATCTATACAGCCTTTCACCTCTTTAATGAACCCTTCACCCGTAGGACATAGCATCGGCCAAAAGCTTGCCGACTTCCATAAAGGTAAAACAAGTGTCCCATGAGCAAAACATTGCCTCATGTAACTTATTACTTTAGACACTAAACATACAGGTGGTACAAACCAACCATTGGCACCTTGCCAGTTAATAGTGAATGCATCGATACCCATCGAGTTCACCGTCCAATAACGGGAATAAAATACCGTTAACTTATGATTGTCATCATTTGCAAACCAGTCTATCTCATGAGGTCCCCATAGGGAATCTACATACATAAATAACTGTTCGTCAATACCCCAATCGTCATAATCAATAATACGACTTATGAAATCCGCTTTCTCATTCAAGGTTCTAGGAACCCAAACTACATCGATAGATATATTATGTATCAAACAATTCTCAAAAATGCACATAGCAATATCCTGTAACTCAGGTTTCATACTACCTTTTTCCACAATAGTTACTACATTCTGGTTATCACTGAACCATTTAATTCGTTTATCTTTTAATACATTGATCATAGATAATAGAATATTTCTAACAGCATTTAGCTCTTTCCACGTAGAACTCTTTGAAGCCTCACATTCGGACCACATACCATGTGCTATATTAAAAGGTGTTTCTACAACATAGCCACCATATCCTGTATTGCTTGCATCACTATAAACTACAGATTGACATGACACATCTGAAGAAAACGTTTTAACATTTACGTGTTCTAAATTTTCTCTCCAAAATTTAAATTGTATCAAGCTTTCTGTTGATAAAACAATACAACTATTCCACGAAGTCATACTTAAAATATCAATGCTTAAATGTTTAGACATGATATAAGCACGTTACCAATGACGTATGACATGGACACTATTTGTCCCACTAAAGA
This window contains:
- the LOC139498853 gene encoding uncharacterized protein — its product is MFLQAFQSDLLELPDTLIEKIHLLSDLLTESKSNNTVQNYYYGFLRWKKWALSNGISSEFILPAKPIHVAIYLACLVQQNRTPSPINQAFYSIRWAHKIISVISPTDSDLVKNILEGAKRRLSVPIKKKEPITPDMLSQMFDRLYCENNLYNQRTISACLLSYSGFLRVSELLNLKTCDIQFFLSHMSVFIQKSKTDIYRDGDRIIIARTGNKLCPVKNLESFLEWSNNPLDTDVFVFQNLTKTKENYVFRKENKPLSYTRMRELFIEAFSPIVPNIKSFGLHSLRSGGASAACNFGISDRLFKRHGRWRSETAKDGYVKDSFSDRMLVSQNLGL